A portion of the Haliaeetus albicilla chromosome 29, bHalAlb1.1, whole genome shotgun sequence genome contains these proteins:
- the TSPYL2 gene encoding testis-specific Y-encoded-like protein 2 isoform X6, protein MSGAGAGRPSPAKLRRLEGASETDPTVVSTRRETSPPAGGRGEGGGARAPAAASGHAHCAGATAPPGGGLETTASLGGSLETTSEFAGSLETSNGRKGSLETAITRCLEQGKGSLETTREVTGSLETTGEVTGNLKTTSVVTGSLKTSNGRKGSLETAVTRCLGQGKGSLETTSEVMGSLKTTNRRKGSLETAVTRCLEQGRKSKGGLETATELKECLETTTIACSQQSRGEKRVPEPKGGPAPGVRQKGHSPEECAVISLGEDEEEEEEEEGPRRYLAALEAVQLELEAVEEQAARAFRRLRAKFWLRRRPHLQRRNRLIQHIPGFWVTAFLNHPQLSAMISDRDEDALSYMTSLQVEEFGQARPGCRIRFFFSVNPYFQNDVVAKEFVRGPSGHLVSHSTPIRWWQGQDPRSRPHKGPPAPRSFFAWFGDHSFPAGDRIAEIIKEELWPNPLQFYLLGEGAEGIPESESGEDCVVIVDDDEDVQEILDDGDGSGVEEVLPEEPPSPPAGQTNPSGGRD, encoded by the exons atgagcggggccggggcgggccggccTTCTCCCGCCAAACTCCGCCGCCTGGAAGGTGCCAGCGAGACGGATCCCACCGTCGTCTCTACCCGCCGAGAAACGTCACCTCCCGCCGGAGGTCGCGGTGAGGGCGGCGGCGCGCGTGCGCCAGCAGCGGCCAGCGGGCATGCGCACTGCGCCGGCGCCACGGCGCCCCCTGGCGGAGGCTTGGAAACTACCGCTTCCCTCGGGGGGAGCCTGGAGACCACCAGCGAGTTCGCAGGGAGCCTGGAGACCAGCAATGGGCGCAAGGGGAGCCTGGAGACTGCCATCACCCGCTGCTTGGAGCAGGGCAAGGGGAGCCTGGAGACCACCAGGGAGGTCACAGGGAGCCTGGAGACCACTGGGGAGGTCACAGGGAACCTGAAGACTACCAGCGTGGTCACGGGGAGCCTGAAGACCAGCAATGGGCGCAAGGGGAGCCTGGAGACTGCTGTCACCCGCTGCTTGGGGCAGGGCAAGGGGAGCCTGGAGACCACCAGCGAG GTCATGGGGAGCCTGAAGACCACCAACAGGCGCAAGGGGAGCCTGGAGACTGCCGTCACCCGCTGCTTGGAGCAGGGGAGAAAGAGCAAGGGGGGCCTGGAGACTGCCACCGAGCTCAAGGAGTGTCTGGAGACCACCACCATCGCCTGCTCACAGCAAAGCCGAGGTGAGAAAAGGGTCCCGGAGCCCAAAGGGGGTCCAGCCCCCGGTGTACGGCAGAAAGGCCACAGCCCGGAGGAGTGTGCAGTGATTTCTCtgggtgaggatgaggaggaagaggaggaggaggaaggcccCAGGCGGTACCTGGCAGCCCTGGAGGCcgtgcagctggagctggaggccGTGGAGGAGCAGGCGGCTCGCGCCTTCCGCCGCCTCCGCGCTAAATTTTGGCTCCGCCGGCGGCCGCATCTGCAGCGCCGCAACCGCCTCATCCAGCACATCCCCGGCTTCTGGGTCACTGCc TTCCTGAACCACCCCCAGCTCTCGGCCATGATCAGCGACCGCGACGAGGATGCCCTCAGCTACATGACGAGCTTACAG GTGGAGGAATTTGGCCAAGCCCGACCTGGGTGCAGGATCCGGTTCTTCTTCAGCGTCAATCCCTACTTCCAGAACGATGTTGTGGCCAAGGAATTCGTGCGCGGTCCCTCTG GTCACCTGGTGTCCCATTCAACCCCCATCCGATGGTGGCAGGGGCAGGACCCCCGTTCTCGTCCCCACAAGGGTCCACCGGCCCCCCGCAGCTTTTTCGCTTGGTTTGGGGACCACAGCTTCCCCGCGGGAGATCGTATTGCTGAG ATCATCAAGGAGGAACTATGGCCAAACCCGCTGCAGTTCTACTTGTTGGGCGAGGGCGCCGAGGGGATCCCTGAAAG TGAGAGCGGGGAGGACTGTGTGGTGATCGTAGACGATGATGAGGATGTGCAGGAGATCCTCGACGACGGGGATG gcagTGGCGTGGAAGAGGTCCTGCCTGaggagccccccagccccccagctgGACAGACGAACCCCAGTGGGGGCAGAGACTAA
- the TSPYL2 gene encoding testis-specific Y-encoded-like protein 2 isoform X5 encodes MSGAGAGRPSPAKLRRLEGASETDPTVVSTRRETSPPAGGRGEGGGARAPAAASGHAHCAGATAPPGGGLETTASLGGSLETTSEFAGSLETSNGRKGSLETAITRCLEQGKGSLETTREVTGSLETTGEVTGNLKTTSVVTGSLKTSNGRKGSLETAVTRCLGQGKGSLETTSEVTGSLETTSEVMGSLKTTNRRKGSLETAVTRCLEQGRKSKGGLETATELKECLETTTIACSQQSRGEKRVPEPKGGPAPGVRQKGHSPEECAVISLGEDEEEEEEEEGPRRYLAALEAVQLELEAVEEQAARAFRRLRAKFWLRRRPHLQRRNRLIQHIPGFWVTAFLNHPQLSAMISDRDEDALSYMTSLQVEEFGQARPGCRIRFFFSVNPYFQNDVVAKEFVRGPSGHLVSHSTPIRWWQGQDPRSRPHKGPPAPRSFFAWFGDHSFPAGDRIAEIIKEELWPNPLQFYLLGEGAEGIPESESGEDCVVIVDDDEDVQEILDDGDGSGVEEVLPEEPPSPPAGQTNPSGGRD; translated from the exons atgagcggggccggggcgggccggccTTCTCCCGCCAAACTCCGCCGCCTGGAAGGTGCCAGCGAGACGGATCCCACCGTCGTCTCTACCCGCCGAGAAACGTCACCTCCCGCCGGAGGTCGCGGTGAGGGCGGCGGCGCGCGTGCGCCAGCAGCGGCCAGCGGGCATGCGCACTGCGCCGGCGCCACGGCGCCCCCTGGCGGAGGCTTGGAAACTACCGCTTCCCTCGGGGGGAGCCTGGAGACCACCAGCGAGTTCGCAGGGAGCCTGGAGACCAGCAATGGGCGCAAGGGGAGCCTGGAGACTGCCATCACCCGCTGCTTGGAGCAGGGCAAGGGGAGCCTGGAGACCACCAGGGAGGTCACAGGGAGCCTGGAGACCACTGGGGAGGTCACAGGGAACCTGAAGACTACCAGCGTGGTCACGGGGAGCCTGAAGACCAGCAATGGGCGCAAGGGGAGCCTGGAGACTGCTGTCACCCGCTGCTTGGGGCAGGGCAAGGGGAGCCTGGAGACCACCAGCGAGGTCACGGGGAGCCTGGAGACCACCAGCGAG GTCATGGGGAGCCTGAAGACCACCAACAGGCGCAAGGGGAGCCTGGAGACTGCCGTCACCCGCTGCTTGGAGCAGGGGAGAAAGAGCAAGGGGGGCCTGGAGACTGCCACCGAGCTCAAGGAGTGTCTGGAGACCACCACCATCGCCTGCTCACAGCAAAGCCGAGGTGAGAAAAGGGTCCCGGAGCCCAAAGGGGGTCCAGCCCCCGGTGTACGGCAGAAAGGCCACAGCCCGGAGGAGTGTGCAGTGATTTCTCtgggtgaggatgaggaggaagaggaggaggaggaaggcccCAGGCGGTACCTGGCAGCCCTGGAGGCcgtgcagctggagctggaggccGTGGAGGAGCAGGCGGCTCGCGCCTTCCGCCGCCTCCGCGCTAAATTTTGGCTCCGCCGGCGGCCGCATCTGCAGCGCCGCAACCGCCTCATCCAGCACATCCCCGGCTTCTGGGTCACTGCc TTCCTGAACCACCCCCAGCTCTCGGCCATGATCAGCGACCGCGACGAGGATGCCCTCAGCTACATGACGAGCTTACAG GTGGAGGAATTTGGCCAAGCCCGACCTGGGTGCAGGATCCGGTTCTTCTTCAGCGTCAATCCCTACTTCCAGAACGATGTTGTGGCCAAGGAATTCGTGCGCGGTCCCTCTG GTCACCTGGTGTCCCATTCAACCCCCATCCGATGGTGGCAGGGGCAGGACCCCCGTTCTCGTCCCCACAAGGGTCCACCGGCCCCCCGCAGCTTTTTCGCTTGGTTTGGGGACCACAGCTTCCCCGCGGGAGATCGTATTGCTGAG ATCATCAAGGAGGAACTATGGCCAAACCCGCTGCAGTTCTACTTGTTGGGCGAGGGCGCCGAGGGGATCCCTGAAAG TGAGAGCGGGGAGGACTGTGTGGTGATCGTAGACGATGATGAGGATGTGCAGGAGATCCTCGACGACGGGGATG gcagTGGCGTGGAAGAGGTCCTGCCTGaggagccccccagccccccagctgGACAGACGAACCCCAGTGGGGGCAGAGACTAA
- the TSPYL2 gene encoding testis-specific Y-encoded-like protein 2 isoform X2 — MSGAGAGRPSPAKLRRLEGASETDPTVVSTRRETSPPAGGRGEGGGARAPAAASGHAHCAGATAPPGGGLETTASLGGSLETTSEFAGSLETSNGRKGSLETAITRCLEQGKGSLETTREVTGSLETTGEVTGNLKTTSVVTGSLKTSNGRKGSLETAVTRCLGQGKGSLETTSEVMGSLETNGHKGSLETTVIRRLEQGKGDLETTNEVTGSLKTTSEVMGSLKTTNRRKGSLETAVTRCLEQGRKSKGGLETATELKECLETTTIACSQQSRGEKRVPEPKGGPAPGVRQKGHSPEECAVISLGEDEEEEEEEEGPRRYLAALEAVQLELEAVEEQAARAFRRLRAKFWLRRRPHLQRRNRLIQHIPGFWVTAFLNHPQLSAMISDRDEDALSYMTSLQVEEFGQARPGCRIRFFFSVNPYFQNDVVAKEFVRGPSGHLVSHSTPIRWWQGQDPRSRPHKGPPAPRSFFAWFGDHSFPAGDRIAEIIKEELWPNPLQFYLLGEGAEGIPESESGEDCVVIVDDDEDVQEILDDGDGSGVEEVLPEEPPSPPAGQTNPSGGRD; from the exons atgagcggggccggggcgggccggccTTCTCCCGCCAAACTCCGCCGCCTGGAAGGTGCCAGCGAGACGGATCCCACCGTCGTCTCTACCCGCCGAGAAACGTCACCTCCCGCCGGAGGTCGCGGTGAGGGCGGCGGCGCGCGTGCGCCAGCAGCGGCCAGCGGGCATGCGCACTGCGCCGGCGCCACGGCGCCCCCTGGCGGAGGCTTGGAAACTACCGCTTCCCTCGGGGGGAGCCTGGAGACCACCAGCGAGTTCGCAGGGAGCCTGGAGACCAGCAATGGGCGCAAGGGGAGCCTGGAGACTGCCATCACCCGCTGCTTGGAGCAGGGCAAGGGGAGCCTGGAGACCACCAGGGAGGTCACAGGGAGCCTGGAGACCACTGGGGAGGTCACAGGGAACCTGAAGACTACCAGCGTGGTCACGGGGAGCCTGAAGACCAGCAATGGGCGCAAGGGGAGCCTGGAGACTGCTGTCACCCGCTGCTTGGGGCAGGGCAAGGGGAGCCTGGAGACCACCAGCGAG GTCATGGGGAGCCTGGAGACCAACGGGCACAAGGGGAGCCTGGAAACCACTGTCATCCGCCGCTTGGAGCAGGGCAAGGGGGATCTGGAGACCACCAATGAGGTCACAGGGAGCCTGAAGACCACCAGTGAGGTCATGGGGAGCCTGAAGACCACCAACAGGCGCAAGGGGAGCCTGGAGACTGCCGTCACCCGCTGCTTGGAGCAGGGGAGAAAGAGCAAGGGGGGCCTGGAGACTGCCACCGAGCTCAAGGAGTGTCTGGAGACCACCACCATCGCCTGCTCACAGCAAAGCCGAGGTGAGAAAAGGGTCCCGGAGCCCAAAGGGGGTCCAGCCCCCGGTGTACGGCAGAAAGGCCACAGCCCGGAGGAGTGTGCAGTGATTTCTCtgggtgaggatgaggaggaagaggaggaggaggaaggcccCAGGCGGTACCTGGCAGCCCTGGAGGCcgtgcagctggagctggaggccGTGGAGGAGCAGGCGGCTCGCGCCTTCCGCCGCCTCCGCGCTAAATTTTGGCTCCGCCGGCGGCCGCATCTGCAGCGCCGCAACCGCCTCATCCAGCACATCCCCGGCTTCTGGGTCACTGCc TTCCTGAACCACCCCCAGCTCTCGGCCATGATCAGCGACCGCGACGAGGATGCCCTCAGCTACATGACGAGCTTACAG GTGGAGGAATTTGGCCAAGCCCGACCTGGGTGCAGGATCCGGTTCTTCTTCAGCGTCAATCCCTACTTCCAGAACGATGTTGTGGCCAAGGAATTCGTGCGCGGTCCCTCTG GTCACCTGGTGTCCCATTCAACCCCCATCCGATGGTGGCAGGGGCAGGACCCCCGTTCTCGTCCCCACAAGGGTCCACCGGCCCCCCGCAGCTTTTTCGCTTGGTTTGGGGACCACAGCTTCCCCGCGGGAGATCGTATTGCTGAG ATCATCAAGGAGGAACTATGGCCAAACCCGCTGCAGTTCTACTTGTTGGGCGAGGGCGCCGAGGGGATCCCTGAAAG TGAGAGCGGGGAGGACTGTGTGGTGATCGTAGACGATGATGAGGATGTGCAGGAGATCCTCGACGACGGGGATG gcagTGGCGTGGAAGAGGTCCTGCCTGaggagccccccagccccccagctgGACAGACGAACCCCAGTGGGGGCAGAGACTAA